A stretch of Episyrphus balteatus chromosome 2, idEpiBalt1.1, whole genome shotgun sequence DNA encodes these proteins:
- the LOC129908228 gene encoding uncharacterized protein LOC129908228 isoform X1: protein MSWAPNRQPANMAKPPPSSLVPLQHLQPQQVGVVAVGSSSDHGSTGNFGSQAVWKPNFNQQQLMQPVQQPPPNNWATHPIGNVFQQKQENILAPMPQQTQQTQQQNNNWTPQDFHTPSTQRQQQPALPTSGYFLNQDNFNQPQQQYPVLQPAYPPPQQYQQQNVQQAVELPLATPVAPAVPVSYSRQSTQQMDNVQEASDYFDNKSSNTNDGWGDWDWNDNNLQQHQVQQQQVQQQQVQQQQVQQQEVQQQQLQQHQEQQQQLQQSLPVATSISGNLQNNNTSIDDSFRIESNDNWQWGQTVEKTQQNNNLGSDDHHQNSQKPPLQGHGENNAPQPSTNSSESIALIPPPQPQAPNLQPALVTLPQQIIHDSAVLVKPTNLPLNDVSSLPENTQSNNNIPSPVYVSQAKPVPKPPRQFASPPGTLSDTVNSIGPTTPPHAFQNRPEHQPATISAVQIPTSNPTLPPPMISNASSSSTASNNPFKRAGLPQHHRADIVAPPVNVQASNLVAPPAPFYASPPPPPEDFANPSVENHEVIAPDNSEILHENQEIAPNNDRNEYLQTSHLSEIGGGHADAAFNIETQEQYNESDDFPPPGLSRLVLGQPENESRQVPGTEDDSSLNIERQADGEDTDPTQLRSNFASSSDNNQNNALPSQIDITADRNLYLVPGESDAHEQRVVTGLENGSSTTVALLPIQVEQRELELDGENIEDQHQPQQPQQTSQHHHSHQHRPASPVQNVRDEALDGANSLDRQVQGSQNKNQEIGSNLTQETNLKDLSNISTGNDESDQRDRHYNKTRRGIADTDNKKRRSGHEAKENRYESEESEFSSDRERRRYREGSVRSERDRERDSKERKRRDKREREAGGERDRERYRGDDRENRYREKFYRDREGKQSGRYVGGRYDVDSKYETESSTRHERRRGGDRGDRSDRVDREAYEEYRRYRKYDPREERGGHDRRGGPRVDGDRRRTDREYREERDTRRHKETREKPRIEYEEYRKASSRNARESDIEKDSRIREKDPRYAGHSMYGGYSGYGYDPYAAYYYEQMVRTNPQAYSEWYKKYYGQAPAPESITNNGRESVHSGRSSANNEKDRYTAQHHQYIPHTGDYQRHFMPPGSMAANMSSVSMNSTMNESQQQQKLQQQQRNYGLSGGPSTGNLSQINQLSGPDYYASTARSYYARSEYTESRPDNLSHNLVDAPNSSTQEDPQRLTPHKFTIDHPIVSLGPGLMVTVKPNYSQSGITNVVKIFRMGCNDATNKLFQSFPGPLIRGLTHKKTIIEFCEDQIRLGPHSAINPSRQNSTNSLSVVGQPNKPSFTLMWNLLILLLRQNGMVVGTDIAELLIKNQQQFPYESAQNSVASNSNLRESLQSDEQRKSKENTPSEPIQDEDESSADESDEQTSKTSSLSEDEITEKFRNYLLYGNVNEALEWATDKNLWGHALFLASKVDRRSHANVMMKFANKLSLNDPLQTLYQLMSGRTPSSVTSVQDEKWGDWRPHLSMILSNTSQKPELDRKAITTLGDSLFNRGDLFAAHFCYLMAQVGFSKYPEERSDTISSQNLVRLVLLGSSHQKEFEEFATNESIMMTEVYEYACSLNDDKFSLVEFQPYKLLLATRMLDYGYQLKCLMYMEQISLHIKRDPSKYEALFINQVYELADRLKYYDPVLEKSMDEIMADGEDHNNDVPFDEQPWLQELRSLAIEHTVQPNSQDINEDYQQTSNVIDQQFAEINRQFNELNLQYDNTNTLIQDQHQQLPSQTDPTQVQYIPQPDGSQISQTNEQIYPQFYNPMDGQTTHDVASEGITNVNGYMQPTQEPYQQPSIQSNYDRENNQAYTSYGQDEQQQYWSNQANIQNDELEDKSNSKSTSQSDNSDSMSSTTKTNSLYINGPQNTLTTSNHLISKSQNKLLESPKHLMVESTKLQQKQNLKSVSLVPVERNFKKLQQNDSPTIRKQNSPNTLGSGTKQKPLKQQQPYNINTDTARPTISMPNSQSQKSGSYDEDSQPGDSKQSDAKRTGNQGSSAAGPKADSKNSSKGGHSSSQNSGWFGGIWNKLSLKPKNQMILPDDKNPAIVWDPEKKKWVNTDGEEQNEESLKPPPKMSDLVPKVMQNLSVSQVQQQHQQALPHEEASQQLIQTMPTRSLDPVQTFNAAPAFVAPTLGEPTKPPSLQSNMFKMQRNRTLKNSYVDVFNPSGAPPKPTEQVLAPALPPAAVPSGGFFVPGAAPNDGGYQQQQQPTQDGAPQFYNPNQFGGYQQ, encoded by the exons GCGGTTTGGAAGCCAAACTTTAATCAGCAACAACTCATGCAACCAGTTCAGCAACCTCCACCAAACAATTGGGCTACACATCCAATTGGCAATGTCTTTCAACAAAAGCAAGAAAACATTTTGGCTCCCATGCCTCAACAAACTCAACAAACtcaacaacaaaacaataacTGGACCCCACAAGATTTTCATACGCCCTCAACTCAACGACAACAACAACCAGCTTTGCCTACATCAGGATATTTTCTGAATCAAGACAATTTTAATCAACCGCAACAACAGTACCCTGTGTTGCAACCGGCGTATCCACCCCCACAGCAATATCAACAGCAAAATGTTCAGCAAGCTGTTGAATTACCACTTGCTACTCCAGTGGCACCTGCTGTTCCTGTAAGCTATTCGCGTCAAAGCACACAGCAGATGGATAACGTGCAGGAAGCATCCGATTATTTTGATAACAAGTCTAGCAACACTAATGATGGCTGGGGTGATTGGGATTGGAATGATAATAATCTTCAACAGCATCAGGTACAGCAACAACAAGTTCAGCAACAGCAGGTACAGCAACAACAGGTACAGCAACAGGAGGTGCAACAACAACAGTTACAACAACATCAagaacagcaacaacaactacaacaatCGCTCCCAGTTGCAACTTCTATATCAGGAAACTTGCAAAACAACAATACCAGCATTGACGACAGTTTTCGCATTGAATCGAATGATAACTGGCAATGGGGGCAAACTGTAGAAAAAACccaacaaaataataacctgGGCTCTGATGACCACCACCAGAATTCCCAAAAACCTCCACTACAAGGACATGGCGAAAATAATGCACCTCAACCATCAACGAATAGTTCGGAGTCGATTGCATTAATTCCTCCACCACAACCACAGGCCCCCAACCTACAGCCTGCGTTGGTCACACTTCCGCAGCAAATAATACATGATTCGGCAGTTCTTGTCAAACCAACTAATCTTCCTCTAAACGATGTATCAAGCTTACCAGAGAACACACAGTCTAACAATAACATACCGAGTCCAGTTTATGTTTCACAAGCTAAGCCCGTTCCAAAGCCCCCACGCCAATTTGCCAGTCCTCCTGGTACATTAAGCGATACCGTGAATTCTATCGGGCCCACAACGCCACCACACGCATTTCAAAATCGACCAGAACATCAGCCAGCTACTATTTCAGCGGTTCAAATACCAACTTCAAATCCAACACTGCCTCCTCCGATGATAAGTAATGCTTCATCGTCTTCCACGGCATCCAACAACCCTTTCAAAAGGGCTGGATTACCACAACACCACCGAGCGGATATTGTTGCACCACCAGTCAATGTACAAGCATCCAATTTAGTAGCTCCACCAGCTCCTTTTTATGCCTCTCCTCCACCACCTCCTGAAGATTTTGCAAATCCTTCTGTGGAAAATCACGAGGTAATTGCTCCCGATAACTCTGAAATATTGCATGAAAATCAAGAAATAGCACCCAACAACGATCGCAACGAATATCTTCAGACCAGTCATTTATCTGAAATTGGTGGTGGGCATGCTGATGCTGCATTTAATATTGAAACGCAAGAACAATATAATGAATCAGATGACTTTCCTCCTCCAGGACTGTCGAGATTAGTTTTAGGTCAGCCAGAAAATGAATCTCGCCAAGTTCCTGGAACAGAAGATGACAGCAGTTTGAATATTGAGCGCCAAGCTGATGGAGAAGATACCGACCCAACACAATTGAGATCTAACTTTGCTTCGTCCTCCGATAATAACCAAAACAATGCTTTGCCAAGTCAAATTGACATTACTGCGGATCGAAATTTGTATTTAGTTCCAGGTGAAAGTGATGCTCATGAACAGCGAGTTGTTACTGGTCTAGAAAATGGCTCTTCAACCACTGTTGCACTACTTCCCATTCAAGTTGAGCAGAGGGAACTTGAATTAGATGGAGAAAATATTGAAGATCAACACCAACCACAGCAGCCTCAGCAAACCTCGCAGCATCATCATTCCCATCAACATCGACCTGCAAGTCCTGTGCAAAATGTTCGCGATGAAGCCCTTGATGGAGCCAACAGCCTCGACCGTCAAGTACAAGGGAGCCAAAATAAGAATCAAGAAATTGGATCAAATTTGACTCaggaaacaaatttaaaagatCTTTCTAACATCTCCACtggaaatgacgaaagcgaCCAACGCGATCGTCATTACAATAAAACTCGGCGAGGAATAGCTGATACTGACAACAAAAAACGTCGTTCTGGTCACGAAGCAAAAGAAAATCGATACGAAAGCGAAGAATCAGAGTTTTCTAGTGATAGAGAACGACGCCGATATCGTGAGGGTAGCGTGCGCAGCGAACGGGATAGGGAAAGGGATAGCAAGGAGCGCAAAAGACGTGACAAACGTGAAAGGGAAGCTGGGGGCGAACGCGATCGGGAACGTTATAGAGGTGATGATCGTGAAAACAGATATCGAGAAAAATTCTACCGTGATCGTGAGGGTAAACAAAGTGGTCGATATGTTGGTGGTCGTTATGATGTTGATTCAAAATATGAAACAGAAAGTTCAACTCGCCACGAACGCCGAAGAGGTGGAGACCGTGGAGATAGATCTGATCGTGTTGATCGTGAGGCGTACGAAGAGTACCGAAGATATCGCAAATACGACCCTCGCGAAGAACGTGGCGGCCACGACAGACGTGGAGGACCTCGTGTAGATGGAGATAGACGTCGAACCGATAGGGAATACCGAGAAGAACGCGATACGCGTCGCCACAAGGAAACGCGCGAAAAACCTCGCATTGAATACGAAGAATATCGTAAGGCAAGCAGTCGCAACGCAAGAGAAAGTGATATTGAAAAAGATTCTCGTATACGCGAAAAAGATCCCCGCTATGCTGGTCATAGCATGTATGGTGGATACTCTGGATATGGATATGATCCGTATGCAGCCTATTATTATGAACAGATGGTAAGGACAAATCCACAGGCATACTCCGAATGGTACAAAAAGTACTATGGACAAGCCCCAGCACCCGAATCGATAACTAACAACGGCAGAGAATCGGTTCATTCAGGGCGAAGCTCAGCAAATAATGAGAAAGATCg gTATACCGCTCAACACCATCAATACATTCCACATACTGGTGATTATCAACGACATTTTATGCCTCCTGGGTCTATGGCCGCCAATATGTCGTCGGTTTCAATGAACTCTACCATGAATGAGTCACAGCAGCAGcaaaaactacaacaacaacagcgaAACTACGGCTTAAGTGGTGGACCATCAACTGGGAATCTGTCGCAAATTAATCAACTATCTGGACCGGATTACTATGCATCAACAGCTCGATCATACTATGCCCGAAGTGAATATACTGAATCAAG GCCAGATAATTTGTCACATAATTTAGTTGATGCTCCAAATTCATCAACCCAAGAAGATCCTCAACGACTAACGCCACATAAATTTACGATCGACCATCCAATTGTTTCACTGGGACCAGGTTTAATGGTCACTGTAAAACCCAATTACTCTCAAAGCGGAATAACAAATGTTGTGAAGATTTTTAGAATGGGTTGTAATGATGCAACTAATAAACTGTTTCAATCGTTCCCTGGTCCACTGATCCGTGGTCTTACACACAAGAAGACTATAATAGAATTTTGTGAGGACCAGATTCGCCTCGGACCACATTCGGCTATTAATCCTTCACGACAAAATTCAACAAACAGCCTGTCTGTGGTAGGACAACCGAATAAGCCATCATTCACTTTAATGTGGAATTTATTGATTCTTTTATTGCGGCAAAATGGC ATGGTTGTTGGAACTGATATAGCAGAGcttcttattaaaaatcaacaacaGTTTCCATATGAGAGTGCACAAAATTCTGTGGCTTCAAATTCAAATCTACGTGAATCTCTGCAATCAGATGAACAGCGAAAATCTAAAGAGAACACCCCGAGTGAGCCAATACAGGATGAAGATGAATCATCAGCAGACGAATCAGATGAACAAACATCAAAAACGTCTTCGCTTAGTGAAGATGAAATAACCGAAAAGTTCCGAAACTATTTACTCTATGGAAATGTTAACGAAGCCTTAGAATGGGCAACAGACAAAAACCTCTGGGGACATGCATTGTTCTTAGCGTCAAAAGTTGATAGACGCTCACACGCAAACGTCATGATGAAATTTGCAAACAAACTCTCGTTGAACGATCCTCTTCAAACATTGTATCAACTGATGAGTGGCCGTACACCATCGAGTGTAACCAGTGTTCAGGATGAGAAATGGGGAGACTGGCGTCCACATTTGTCAATGATTTTATCCAACACTTCACAAAAACCAGAATTGGATAGGAAAGCAATTACAACGCTCGGCGATTCACTTTTCAATCGTGGAGATCTGTTTGCGGCtcatttttgctatttaatggCTCAAGTTGGCTTTAGCAAATATCCAGAGGAACGAAGTGATACAATTTCATCACAGAATTTGGTTAG ACTAGTTCTTCTAGGATCttcacatcaaaaagaattcgAAGAATTTGCGACAAACGAATCAATTATGATGACTGAGGTCTACGAATATGCATGTTCTTTAAACGATGACAAATTTTCTCTTGTGGAGTTCCAG ccTTACAAATTGTTGCTTGCTACTCGAATGCTAGATTATGGATACCAACTAAAGTGTTTAATGTATATGGAACAAATTTCTTTGCATATAAAACGAGATCCATCGAAATATGAGGCATTGTTTATCAATCAG GTGTATGAACTTGCTGATCGTTTGAAGTACTACGATCCAGTCCTTGAAAAGTCGATGGATGAAATAATGGCCGATGGTGAAGATCATAATAATGATGTGCCTTTTGATGAACAACCTTGGCTACAAGAGCTTCGTTCATTAGCCATTGAACATACG GTTCAACCTAATTCCCAAGATATTAATGAAGACTACCAGCAGACATCGAATGTAATTGATCAGCAATTTGCAGAAATTAATCGTCAGTTTAACGAGCTTAATTTGCAATATGATAATACGAATACATTGATACAAGACCAGCATCAGCAACTTCCATCTCAAACAGATCCAACGCAAGTGCAATATATTCCTCAACCAGATGGTAGCCAAATTTCTCAAACAAATGAGCAGATATATCCACAATTTTACAACCCAATGGATGGTCAAACAACACATGATGTTGCTTCGGAAGGAATAACGAATGTTAATGGATATATGCAACCGACACAGGAACCATACCAACAACCATCGATACAATCAAATTACGACCGGGAAAACAATCAAGCATATACATCGTATGGTCAAGACGAACAGCAACAATATTGGTCAAATCAGGCTAATATACAAAACGATGAG CTTGAGGACAAAAGTAACTCAAAATCAACTTCACAATCAGATAACTCCGATTCAATGAGTAGTACAACTAAAACCAACTCATTATACATAAACGGTCCTCAAAACACATTAACCACATCCAACCATTTGATTTCAAAATCTCAAAACAAATTATTGGAATCCCCGAAACATTTAATGGTGGAATCAACGAAGTTGCAGCAAAAGCAAAATTTGAAAAGCGTCAGCTTAGTACCAGTTGaaagaaactttaaaaaactgcAACAAAATGACTCACCGACCATACGTAAACAAAATTCTCCAAATACTCTTGGTTcgggaacaaaacaaaaaccactAAAACAACAGCAGCCTTATAATATAAACACAGAT aCCGCACGTCCAACAATATCGATGCCAAATTCACAATCACAAAAATCTGGATCATACGATGAAGACTCCCAGCCAGGCGACTCCAAACAAAGTGATGCAAAGAGGACAGGTAATCAGGGATCATCTGCTGCAGGACCAAAGGCTGATtcgaaaaattcttcaaaagg tggACATAGTTCTAGCCAAAATTCTGGATGGTTTGGTGGCATATGGAATAAACTCTCTTTGAAACCTAAAAATCAAATGATTTTGCCTGATGACAAAAATCCAGCTATTGTGTGGGACCCAGAGAAAAAGAAATGGGTAAACACAGATGGCGAAGAACAAAATGAAGAAAGCTTAAAACCGCCGCCAAAAATGAGTGATCTTGTGCCCAAAGTAATGCAGAATTTATCAGTGTCACAAGTACAGCAGCAACACCAACAAGCGCTGCCACATGAGGAAGCTTCACAGCAACTGATTCAGACAATGCCAACGCGAAGTCTAGATCCTGTACAGACATTTAATGCGGCACCTGCATTTGTTGCCCCAACACTTGGTGAACCAACGAAACCACCAAGCTTGCAATCGAACATGTTTAAGATGCAAAGAAATAGAA caCTGAAAAACTCGTATGTTGATGTATTTAATCCATCTGGTGCGCCACCGAAACCGACAGAACAAGTTCTAGCGCCAGCCCTACCGCCTGCTGCCGTTCCATCTGGCGGTTTCTTTGTCCCAGGAGCTGCTCCTAATGACGGTGGATATCAACAGCAGCAACAGCCTACACAAGAT ggagcCCCTCAATTCTATAATCCTAATCAATTCGGTGGTtatcaacaataa